One Bacillus solimangrovi DNA segment encodes these proteins:
- a CDS encoding right-handed parallel beta-helix repeat-containing protein, whose product MQVSTNKIWLILILSASIISFVLLIGILFFQQKVLIVGEGSQFSTIQSAVTVADSGDIILVTDSLSPYEEAVEIENKTEITIIGVGKPVLDGSNLPLGSNGITLINSSKIKVSGLTIQQYMGFNGSGISVESSSDNNMFVRNRLIDNEGDGFLSLESTRNTLFNNETNMNNGFGVFIDASQQDLLVGNVSNDNLIDGILIASPNSWIIGNQTFRNDFGIDAEEKQIFIGNVLNDNVGSDTFDVDGSQNILIGNKLKNNKDDAIKIEEDFNIVIGNVAIGNVETGLILDNGAANNIVIGNRLLNNIEDGILVDDDATDNLVMRNKIVGNIRDGIRVGDETENNTFKRNIVNENGRGIFIRNNNSAFTQRNTVIENNIIRNVGEGVKLEGGVGNTVKNNKINKNGVGISLTPRVDEDTMIKTLAQQNQIVGNTIRNNITNGINFDESIDNTVQKNTIISNRANGILLDVNSTSNRVLSNTALLNGLFDIRDDENNFFQGNICETSSGTEVDCGN is encoded by the coding sequence ATACTTTTTTTTCAACAGAAAGTTCTTATTGTTGGTGAAGGTTCACAGTTTTCAACGATTCAGTCGGCAGTCACGGTGGCTGACTCTGGAGACATTATTCTCGTCACGGATTCCTTAAGCCCTTATGAAGAAGCTGTAGAAATAGAAAATAAAACCGAAATCACAATTATTGGTGTTGGAAAACCAGTCCTAGATGGTTCTAACTTACCCCTAGGAAGTAACGGAATAACACTCATCAATTCTTCAAAGATAAAAGTTAGCGGTTTAACGATTCAACAATACATGGGCTTTAATGGTAGCGGTATTTCAGTTGAAAGCTCTTCGGATAACAATATGTTTGTTAGGAATAGATTGATTGACAATGAGGGAGATGGATTTCTTTCATTAGAGTCAACTAGGAATACGTTATTTAACAATGAAACAAACATGAACAATGGGTTCGGAGTTTTTATTGATGCAAGTCAACAGGATCTTTTAGTTGGGAATGTAAGCAATGATAATTTGATTGATGGAATTTTAATTGCTTCTCCGAATAGTTGGATCATCGGCAATCAGACTTTTCGAAATGACTTTGGGATCGATGCGGAAGAAAAACAAATTTTTATTGGAAATGTGTTAAATGATAACGTAGGTTCTGACACCTTTGACGTTGATGGGAGTCAAAACATTCTAATTGGTAATAAACTCAAAAATAATAAGGATGATGCCATTAAGATAGAGGAAGATTTTAATATTGTCATTGGGAATGTGGCGATCGGAAATGTAGAAACAGGCCTGATATTAGATAACGGCGCTGCCAATAATATTGTAATAGGAAACCGGTTATTGAATAATATTGAGGATGGAATTCTTGTAGATGACGATGCCACTGACAATCTCGTAATGAGAAACAAAATAGTCGGTAATATTCGAGATGGAATTCGCGTAGGAGATGAAACCGAGAACAATACGTTCAAACGAAACATTGTTAACGAAAATGGGCGTGGTATTTTTATTCGAAATAATAATTCCGCTTTTACCCAAAGAAATACTGTTATTGAAAATAATATCATTCGTAACGTTGGTGAAGGAGTAAAACTTGAAGGTGGCGTAGGTAATACGGTCAAAAATAACAAAATTAACAAGAACGGAGTAGGAATTTCTCTAACTCCGAGAGTTGATGAGGATACGATGATTAAAACTTTAGCACAACAAAATCAGATTGTTGGTAATACGATTCGTAACAATATTACAAATGGAATAAACTTTGATGAAAGTATCGATAATACTGTTCAAAAAAATACAATTATAAGTAACAGAGCTAACGGAATTTTATTAGATGTTAATTCCACCAGTAACCGTGTACTCTCCAATACGGCACTTCTTAATGGCCTTTTCGATATTCGAGATGACGAGAATAATTTCTTCCAAGGAAACATATGCGAAACATCGTCAGGTACTGAAGTGGATTGTGGGAATTAA